The following are encoded together in the Roseobacter denitrificans OCh 114 genome:
- a CDS encoding RidA family protein: MIERIETGIRSSKIVKHQGVAYITGQVGEGDTIQEQTAECLRRLDALLIKAGSSREKMLRATIWLADMSDFAGLNEVWNAWVPEGHAPARACGEAKLARPELKVEIIVDAAYG, translated from the coding sequence ATGATTGAACGTATTGAAACCGGCATCAGATCATCGAAAATCGTGAAACATCAAGGTGTTGCTTATATCACCGGTCAAGTCGGTGAGGGCGATACAATTCAGGAGCAAACCGCAGAGTGTTTGCGACGTCTGGATGCACTTTTGATCAAGGCGGGTTCATCGCGCGAGAAAATGCTGCGGGCGACGATCTGGCTGGCGGATATGAGTGATTTTGCCGGGCTGAACGAAGTGTGGAACGCATGGGTTCCCGAAGGGCACGCCCCGGCCCGCGCTTGTGGTGAGGCCAAGCTTGCGCGTCCTGAGTTGAAGGTGGAAATCATCGTCGATGCGGCCTACGGCTGA
- a CDS encoding Lrp/AsnC family transcriptional regulator — MTLDTTDKRILGALQRAGRMSNADLSDAVNLSPSACHRRVQRLEKDGYIKDYVALLDARKMGVPTTVFVEITLQAQADEVLDAFEKAVARIPDVLECHLMAGTADYLLKVVAENTDDFARIHRQYLARLPGVAQMQSSFALRTVFKTTALPV; from the coding sequence ATGACGCTTGATACCACAGACAAACGCATATTGGGCGCGCTTCAGCGTGCGGGGCGTATGTCAAATGCGGATCTCAGCGATGCGGTCAACCTGTCGCCTTCTGCCTGTCACCGGCGTGTTCAGCGTCTGGAAAAGGACGGGTACATCAAGGATTACGTAGCCCTTCTGGATGCGCGCAAGATGGGCGTGCCGACGACCGTTTTTGTGGAGATCACGCTGCAGGCGCAGGCGGATGAGGTGCTGGACGCCTTCGAGAAAGCAGTGGCGCGCATCCCGGACGTGCTGGAGTGTCACCTGATGGCGGGGACCGCGGATTACCTGCTGAAGGTGGTGGCCGAAAATACGGATGATTTTGCCCGTATCCACCGCCAGTACCTTGCACGCCTGCCAGGCGTCGCGCAGATGCAGTCGAGCTTTGCGCTCAGGACGGTGTTCAAAACCACTGCGTTGCCGGTCTGA
- a CDS encoding formylglycine-generating enzyme family protein yields the protein MKHVMGLLMLLLSAGASVGQETDSATWDAELVDPAGGADLILPLPCGGGMAFQRVAVPVDVADPIDDRPFRMGQSQESTGFSDYLTPAFLRGAFYTQEGSYYYIARYEMNVAQYRALTGACDAPFTRKDRFAQGDLSWFEAVNLTRLMTEWILQNAADSLPAQGTRKGFVRLPTEVEWEYATRGGAKVDPTLFPGRRFFEDGALSDYAHFQAAGQGRGKLRPVGLRAPNPVGLFDVYGNAEELMLEPFRLNAVGRQHGQAGGVVTRGGSIDTTPENIYSAQRREYPMFNPRSGMAQSGSFFGLRPVIGAHIVTDADYDAIRNGWLARVETGETSESAEPLTALAALLEEEIDPRRKQALSDLQLSFRLAREAAETSTRQAAKSTLISGAAFVETLVEDARAIQQLDLQLRALRDQARVAVGTPQHPQLMVAFRNTLERLGQLREGQATYLLSYRAALETLTNDVEGATLDTAYQTLSQDLIEAEQVPFLEMLRQFWRDLEAYREQPDMSQQDLLALAVR from the coding sequence ATGAAACATGTGATGGGTCTGTTGATGCTCTTGCTGAGCGCGGGGGCATCCGTTGGACAGGAAACGGACAGCGCGACATGGGATGCAGAGTTGGTTGATCCGGCCGGGGGGGCGGATTTGATCCTGCCGTTGCCCTGTGGCGGTGGCATGGCATTTCAGCGGGTCGCGGTGCCGGTCGATGTGGCAGATCCGATTGATGATCGGCCGTTTCGCATGGGCCAGTCGCAGGAATCCACCGGCTTTTCAGATTACCTGACCCCGGCGTTCCTGCGCGGCGCGTTCTATACGCAGGAGGGGTCGTATTACTATATCGCGCGCTATGAGATGAACGTCGCGCAATACCGCGCCCTGACGGGGGCGTGCGATGCGCCCTTTACCCGCAAGGATCGTTTTGCCCAAGGCGATCTGAGCTGGTTCGAGGCTGTCAACCTGACCCGCCTGATGACGGAATGGATTTTGCAGAACGCAGCCGACAGCCTGCCTGCGCAGGGTACGCGCAAGGGTTTCGTGCGGCTGCCAACTGAGGTTGAATGGGAATATGCAACGCGGGGTGGGGCAAAGGTGGATCCGACGCTGTTCCCGGGTCGGCGGTTTTTTGAGGACGGCGCATTGTCTGACTATGCCCATTTTCAGGCCGCAGGTCAGGGGCGTGGCAAGTTGCGCCCCGTCGGGCTGCGTGCGCCAAATCCCGTGGGGCTGTTTGATGTCTATGGCAATGCCGAAGAGCTGATGCTGGAGCCCTTTCGTCTGAATGCGGTGGGCCGTCAGCATGGGCAAGCGGGCGGTGTTGTGACACGCGGCGGCTCGATTGATACAACGCCAGAGAACATCTATTCCGCACAGCGGCGCGAATATCCGATGTTCAACCCGCGTTCGGGCATGGCGCAAAGCGGCAGTTTCTTTGGTCTGCGCCCGGTGATCGGCGCGCATATCGTGACGGATGCGGATTATGATGCGATCCGCAATGGTTGGCTCGCGCGGGTGGAAACGGGTGAGACGTCGGAAAGTGCCGAACCCCTGACAGCGCTTGCCGCCTTGCTCGAAGAAGAGATCGACCCACGTCGCAAACAGGCGTTGAGCGATCTGCAACTGAGCTTCCGACTGGCCCGCGAGGCGGCGGAGACATCGACGCGGCAGGCGGCGAAATCCACCCTGATCAGCGGGGCGGCATTTGTGGAAACCCTTGTGGAGGACGCGCGGGCGATCCAGCAGCTTGATTTGCAATTGCGCGCGCTGCGCGATCAGGCCCGCGTGGCTGTCGGCACCCCGCAGCACCCGCAATTGATGGTCGCTTTTCGAAACACTCTGGAACGTCTGGGTCAGTTGCGCGAAGGGCAGGCGACCTATCTGCTGTCCTATCGGGCCGCTCTTGAAACGCTTACCAATGATGTGGAGGGTGCGACGCTGGATACCGCCTATCAGACCCTGTCGCAGGACCTGATCGAGGCCGAACAGGTCCCGTTTCTTGAGATGCTGCGCCAGTTCTGGCGCGATCTGGAGGCATATCGCGAACAGCCTGACATGAGCCAACAGGATTTGCTGGCGCTGGCGGTACGCTAA
- a CDS encoding ribonuclease T2 family protein, whose amino-acid sequence MRWLIASLIAALPLGAQSDTSGTFDYYVLSLSWSPNWCALEGDARGSDQCDARHDHGWILHGLWPQYESGFPDYCQTSERAPSRQMTAGMADIMGTSGLAWHQWKKHGTCAGVSAAQYFDTSREAYARIKRPEILRRLSEPVRIAPQVVEQAFLEANPELRPDQITITCRDGHIQEARVCLTRALEPRQCGRDVIRDCSAKNALFTPVR is encoded by the coding sequence ATGCGCTGGCTCATTGCCTCACTTATTGCCGCCCTGCCCCTTGGCGCCCAGAGCGATACGAGCGGCACGTTTGACTACTATGTCCTCTCGCTCAGCTGGTCGCCAAACTGGTGCGCGCTTGAAGGGGATGCGCGCGGGTCAGACCAATGTGATGCGCGCCATGATCATGGCTGGATACTCCATGGCCTGTGGCCGCAATACGAAAGCGGCTTTCCCGACTACTGTCAGACCTCCGAACGCGCGCCCTCCCGGCAGATGACCGCTGGCATGGCCGATATCATGGGCACCTCCGGTCTGGCCTGGCACCAGTGGAAAAAGCATGGCACCTGTGCCGGGGTGAGTGCCGCGCAGTATTTTGACACATCGCGCGAGGCTTACGCGCGGATAAAGCGCCCGGAAATTCTGCGCCGGTTGAGCGAACCTGTGCGCATCGCGCCGCAGGTCGTTGAACAAGCCTTTCTTGAGGCAAACCCCGAATTGCGCCCCGATCAGATCACGATCACTTGCCGCGACGGACATATCCAAGAGGCACGGGTTTGCCTGACCCGCGCGCTTGAGCCGCGCCAGTGCGGGCGCGATGTCATCCGGGACTGTAGCGCGAAAAACGCGCTGTTCACCCCGGTCCGCTAG
- the recR gene encoding recombination mediator RecR has translation MSSTKDIDALIDLMAKLPGLGPRSARRTVLHLIRKRSLLLIPLADTLQTVAETARECLNCGNVGTTDVCDICTCEKRANGELCVVEDVADLWAMERSGIFKGRYHVLGGTLSALDAVGPQELRIPRLLDRVPSEGITEVILALNATIDGQTTAHYIADNLEGQVRLTSLAQGVPIGGELDYLDDGTITAAMRARKSF, from the coding sequence GTGAGCAGCACAAAGGATATTGACGCGTTAATCGACCTGATGGCCAAGCTGCCCGGGCTTGGGCCAAGGTCTGCGCGCCGTACCGTGCTGCACCTCATCCGGAAACGCAGCCTGCTGCTCATCCCGCTGGCAGACACGCTGCAAACGGTCGCCGAGACGGCCCGCGAATGTCTGAACTGCGGCAATGTCGGCACGACGGATGTATGTGACATTTGCACCTGTGAAAAACGCGCCAATGGGGAACTCTGCGTGGTCGAGGATGTTGCCGACCTCTGGGCGATGGAGCGGTCCGGGATTTTCAAAGGGCGCTATCACGTTTTGGGCGGCACACTGTCCGCGCTGGACGCGGTCGGCCCGCAGGAATTGCGCATTCCCCGTCTGCTGGACCGTGTTCCCAGCGAAGGGATCACCGAGGTGATCCTCGCCCTGAACGCAACGATCGACGGCCAGACGACCGCCCATTACATCGCCGACAACCTCGAAGGTCAGGTCCGCCTCACGTCATTGGCGCAAGGCGTTCCGATCGGTGGGGAGTTGGATTACCTTGACGACGGCACGATCACCGCAGCGATGCGCGCGCGGAAATCCTTTTAG
- the rpsU gene encoding 30S ribosomal protein S21, with amino-acid sequence MQVSVRDNNVDQALRALKKKLQREGVFREMKLKQHFEKPSEKKAREKAEAIRRARKLARKKAQREGMM; translated from the coding sequence ATGCAGGTTAGTGTTCGCGACAACAATGTCGATCAGGCCCTCCGGGCTCTGAAGAAAAAGCTGCAGCGCGAAGGCGTCTTCCGCGAAATGAAGCTCAAGCAACATTTCGAAAAGCCGTCCGAGAAAAAAGCGCGCGAGAAAGCTGAAGCGATCCGCCGTGCCCGCAAGCTGGCACGCAAAAAGGCACAACGCGAAGGGATGATGTAA
- a CDS encoding quinone oxidoreductase family protein produces the protein MVKTVIIEEAGGPEALRVVDRPVGDPGAGEVRITHKACGLNFIDVYQRSGLYPMTLPHALGMEAAGVIEAVGAGVTHLKVGDRAAYAATPPGAYAQARVMPAAQVCPLPDGISFEEAAAMMLKGLTVQYLFHRTTPLKVGDTVLFHAAAGGVGLIACQWARSEGITLIGTAGSDAKCAMALEHGAAHCINYKTEDFAARVRALTDGKGVDVVMDAVGADTFEGSLDSLKPLGMMISFGNASGPVPPFSVGILGQKGSLKITRPTLFTHIAEHETCQAMAAQLFGKVQSGAVKIRIDQRFALDDVAEAHRALEARKTTGSTILTP, from the coding sequence ATGGTAAAGACCGTAATCATTGAAGAAGCCGGTGGGCCTGAGGCTCTGCGCGTGGTGGATCGACCCGTTGGTGATCCGGGGGCCGGTGAGGTGCGCATCACCCACAAGGCCTGCGGTTTGAATTTCATCGACGTCTATCAACGCAGTGGCCTTTACCCGATGACGTTGCCCCATGCCCTCGGGATGGAAGCGGCGGGCGTGATCGAGGCTGTCGGCGCAGGAGTCACGCATCTGAAGGTTGGCGACCGCGCCGCCTATGCCGCCACCCCGCCCGGTGCTTATGCGCAGGCCCGCGTGATGCCCGCCGCACAGGTTTGCCCGTTGCCTGATGGGATTTCGTTCGAAGAAGCCGCCGCCATGATGCTCAAAGGGCTGACGGTGCAGTATCTGTTCCACCGCACGACCCCGCTGAAGGTGGGCGACACCGTGTTGTTTCACGCGGCCGCCGGGGGTGTTGGTCTGATTGCCTGCCAATGGGCGCGCTCAGAAGGGATCACGCTGATCGGGACTGCCGGGAGCGATGCAAAATGTGCGATGGCGCTGGAGCACGGTGCCGCCCATTGCATCAACTACAAAACCGAGGATTTCGCCGCGCGGGTCCGCGCGCTTACCGATGGCAAGGGCGTAGACGTGGTGATGGATGCGGTCGGCGCGGATACCTTTGAGGGGTCATTGGACAGCCTCAAGCCGCTTGGCATGATGATTTCCTTTGGGAATGCGTCGGGGCCGGTGCCGCCGTTTTCTGTCGGTATTCTGGGCCAGAAAGGGTCACTGAAAATCACCCGCCCGACCCTGTTCACCCATATCGCAGAGCATGAAACCTGTCAGGCCATGGCGGCACAGCTGTTTGGAAAGGTGCAAAGCGGAGCGGTGAAGATTCGCATCGACCAGCGATTTGCGCTCGATGATGTGGCTGAGGCCCATCGCGCGCTGGAAGCACGCAAAACCACGGGCAGCACGATTCTGACGCCCTAG
- a CDS encoding DUF1013 domain-containing protein has product MAKPIMAKATAVWLVDNTTLSFKQIADFVGMHELEVQGIADGDVAQGVKGFDPIANNQLTQDEIDTAQNNPLHKLKLKFNAAAQGEEKRRGPRYTPLSKRQDRPASILWLVKFHPELTDGQISKLIGTTKPTIQAIRERTHWNISNIQPIDPVALGLCKQSELDMAVQKAAAKKAADAPVMSDDERRKLVSTEQSLGMEAEPKIPTAIEGLETFTLSGDSAKDDEEESAGDFSDADSFFNLPDGTHDDEDEDEAADKR; this is encoded by the coding sequence ATGGCAAAACCGATTATGGCCAAAGCCACCGCTGTCTGGCTGGTGGATAACACGACCCTCAGCTTCAAGCAGATTGCCGATTTTGTCGGAATGCACGAACTTGAGGTGCAGGGGATCGCGGATGGCGATGTGGCGCAGGGCGTCAAGGGTTTTGACCCGATTGCCAACAACCAGCTGACGCAGGATGAAATCGACACGGCGCAAAACAACCCGCTGCACAAGCTCAAGCTCAAATTCAATGCCGCAGCACAGGGCGAGGAAAAGCGCCGTGGTCCACGTTATACACCGCTGTCCAAACGTCAGGACCGTCCGGCATCCATTCTGTGGCTGGTCAAATTCCACCCCGAACTGACAGACGGTCAGATCAGCAAGCTGATCGGGACAACCAAACCGACCATTCAGGCCATTCGCGAACGCACGCATTGGAACATCAGCAACATTCAACCGATTGACCCGGTGGCACTGGGGCTGTGCAAGCAATCCGAACTGGACATGGCCGTGCAGAAAGCTGCCGCCAAAAAGGCCGCCGATGCGCCGGTGATGAGCGATGACGAACGCCGCAAATTGGTCAGCACGGAACAAAGCCTCGGCATGGAGGCAGAGCCCAAGATCCCGACCGCCATCGAAGGGCTGGAGACGTTTACACTGTCAGGTGACAGCGCGAAGGATGACGAAGAAGAGTCAGCGGGTGATTTCTCCGATGCGGATAGCTTCTTTAACCTGCCCGACGGCACGCATGACGATGAAGACGAAGATGAAGCGGCGGACAAACGCTGA
- a CDS encoding flavodoxin family protein, with protein MGEAGIEVAVAYFSGEGHTRRLAEGVAAGAQEAQARAVLIDVEDLCQVDWQRLHDASAIVFGAPTYMGSAAAPFKAFMDATSNFWLDGLWADKIAAGFTVGSAASGDKSNTLLSFVTLAAQHGMIWVGQSEIGPPARPDNAGINQDGFWLGLAATSSRDKLVLIEQPGMETARRFGCRIGRAAQRWHQCPEAVSPQRVTR; from the coding sequence ATGGGAGAGGCAGGTATCGAAGTGGCCGTGGCTTATTTCTCTGGTGAGGGACATACGCGTCGTCTGGCCGAGGGTGTCGCGGCCGGGGCGCAGGAGGCGCAGGCGCGTGCTGTTTTGATTGATGTTGAGGATCTTTGTCAGGTGGACTGGCAACGCCTGCATGATGCGTCCGCGATTGTCTTTGGCGCGCCCACGTATATGGGCAGCGCCGCCGCACCGTTTAAGGCATTCATGGATGCGACCAGTAATTTTTGGCTCGACGGGCTATGGGCCGATAAAATTGCCGCTGGGTTCACCGTAGGATCGGCGGCAAGCGGCGATAAATCAAACACGCTCCTATCCTTCGTAACGCTGGCCGCTCAGCACGGGATGATATGGGTGGGCCAAAGTGAGATCGGCCCACCTGCGCGTCCAGACAACGCAGGCATAAACCAGGATGGGTTCTGGCTCGGGCTTGCGGCGACGTCGTCGCGTGACAAATTGGTACTGATAGAGCAGCCGGGTATGGAAACGGCGCGGCGATTTGGGTGTCGCATCGGCAGGGCTGCGCAGCGTTGGCACCAGTGCCCTGAAGCTGTGTCGCCCCAGCGCGTCACGCGATAA
- the ald gene encoding alanine dehydrogenase, whose translation MIIGCPKEIKPQEFRVGLTPNAAREAVSHGHRVLIETNAGAGAGFEDADYTAAGAQVLETAAEIFATAEMIVKVKEPQAGERKMLRAGQVLFTYLHLAPDPDQTHDLLASGATCIAYETVTDAQGGLPLLAPMSEVAGRLAPQVGAWTLQKANGGRGVLMGGVPGVGPARVVVIGGGVVGTHAARIAAGMGADVTVLDRSLARLRYLDDVFGGQFKTSYASAGNTLELAQAADLIIGAVLIPGAAAPKLISRAQLATLKPGAALVDVAIDQGGCFETSKATTHSDPVYDVDGIMHYCVANMPGAVARTSTIALGNATMPFMLALADKGWRQACIDDPHLLNGLNVHAGQLTYYAVGKALGLDVISPTVAIRQ comes from the coding sequence ATGATCATCGGGTGCCCAAAAGAGATCAAACCACAGGAATTTCGCGTCGGCCTGACACCAAACGCCGCCCGCGAGGCCGTGTCACACGGGCACCGGGTTTTGATCGAAACGAACGCAGGCGCCGGTGCCGGGTTTGAGGATGCGGATTACACAGCGGCAGGTGCTCAGGTTCTGGAGACCGCCGCAGAGATATTCGCAACCGCCGAGATGATCGTGAAGGTCAAGGAACCACAGGCCGGTGAGCGTAAAATGCTGCGCGCGGGCCAGGTACTGTTTACCTATCTGCACCTTGCGCCGGATCCGGATCAGACCCATGACCTTTTGGCCTCCGGTGCGACGTGCATTGCCTATGAAACGGTGACGGATGCTCAGGGCGGCTTGCCGCTTTTGGCCCCGATGTCAGAGGTTGCAGGGCGGCTTGCGCCACAGGTCGGGGCATGGACCCTGCAAAAGGCCAACGGCGGGCGTGGCGTCTTGATGGGCGGGGTGCCCGGCGTCGGGCCTGCCCGTGTTGTGGTGATCGGCGGGGGTGTCGTCGGCACCCATGCCGCCAGAATTGCGGCCGGTATGGGCGCGGATGTCACGGTTCTGGATCGGTCGCTGGCACGCCTGCGGTATCTGGATGACGTCTTTGGCGGTCAGTTCAAGACCTCCTATGCCTCTGCTGGCAATACGCTGGAACTGGCGCAGGCCGCCGATCTGATCATCGGTGCAGTCCTCATTCCCGGTGCCGCCGCGCCCAAGCTGATCAGCCGGGCGCAGCTTGCAACGCTCAAACCCGGTGCGGCGCTGGTGGATGTGGCCATTGATCAGGGCGGCTGCTTTGAAACCTCAAAGGCCACGACCCACAGTGACCCGGTTTATGACGTGGACGGAATCATGCATTACTGCGTGGCGAACATGCCCGGCGCCGTGGCGCGCACGTCAACGATTGCGCTTGGCAACGCCACGATGCCCTTCATGCTGGCCCTGGCCGACAAGGGCTGGCGACAAGCCTGCATTGATGATCCGCACCTGTTGAACGGCTTGAACGTGCACGCAGGCCAGCTGACCTATTACGCCGTTGGCAAGGCGCTGGGGCTGGATGTCATCTCACCCACCGTTGCGATCAGGCAATAG
- a CDS encoding COQ9 family protein, whose amino-acid sequence MTVPYETAKAALLEAAMMHVPFDGWSETTFQAAARDAELSPSVARAICPRGAVDLAIAFHKAGDAAMLDRLAETDLSAMKFRDKVTAAVRIRLEVIEDKEAVRRGTTLFALPMYAADGAKLIWGTCDAIWTTLGDTSDDVNWYTKRATLSGVYSSTVLYWLGDDSPDHMATWGFLDRRIENVMAIEQVKAKVRQSPTLSRLMTGPNWLLSQIKAPRITPKTDLPGSWTAPRE is encoded by the coding sequence ATGACAGTGCCGTATGAAACCGCCAAAGCCGCCCTTTTGGAAGCAGCCATGATGCATGTGCCGTTTGATGGCTGGTCAGAGACCACATTTCAGGCCGCCGCGCGGGATGCGGAGTTGTCGCCATCGGTCGCGCGGGCCATCTGTCCGCGCGGTGCGGTTGATCTGGCGATTGCCTTTCACAAGGCGGGGGATGCGGCGATGCTGGACCGTCTGGCCGAGACTGACCTCAGCGCGATGAAGTTCCGCGACAAGGTGACAGCGGCGGTGCGCATACGTCTTGAAGTGATTGAAGACAAGGAAGCGGTGCGCCGGGGCACCACGCTCTTTGCGCTGCCGATGTATGCGGCGGATGGGGCCAAGCTGATCTGGGGCACGTGCGATGCGATCTGGACGACGCTGGGCGATACGTCTGACGATGTGAACTGGTACACGAAGCGTGCCACCCTGTCGGGCGTCTATTCGTCTACGGTGCTTTATTGGCTGGGCGATGACAGCCCTGATCACATGGCCACATGGGGCTTTCTGGACCGGCGGATCGAAAACGTCATGGCCATTGAGCAGGTCAAGGCCAAGGTGCGCCAAAGCCCGACGCTGAGCCGTTTGATGACAGGTCCGAATTGGCTGTTGAGCCAGATCAAGGCGCCGCGCATCACGCCCAAAACCGACCTGCCGGGAAGCTGGACCGCCCCGCGCGAGTGA
- a CDS encoding NAD(P)H-quinone oxidoreductase: MAQMMRAIEISEAGGPDVLKPCQRPVPEPAHDQVVIKVAWAGVNRPDALQRAGLYAPPPTASDLPGLEASGEVVAVGTGVTDLAVGDLVCALLPGGGYAEYVATPAAHCLGVPDGMGLREAACLPETYFTVWSNVFKRGGLKAGERFLVHGGSSGIGTTAIQLAHAFGARVFATAGSDEKCAACVELGAERAINYRDDDFVAAMRAEGGANVILDMVGGDYIPRNFKALADDGRLVQIAFLGGPKVEVNFAPLMTRRLTMTGSTLRPQSDLAKAEIAQELRDTVWPMLSAGTIGPVMDQEFPLKEAAAAHTRMESSGHIGKIVLKVAS, translated from the coding sequence ATGGCCCAGATGATGCGCGCAATTGAGATCAGCGAAGCGGGGGGGCCGGATGTGCTGAAGCCGTGCCAGCGCCCGGTGCCCGAGCCTGCCCATGATCAGGTGGTGATCAAAGTGGCGTGGGCGGGCGTGAACCGGCCTGATGCCCTGCAACGTGCGGGCCTCTATGCGCCACCGCCCACGGCCAGCGATTTGCCGGGGCTTGAAGCCTCGGGCGAGGTCGTCGCTGTAGGGACTGGGGTGACTGACCTTGCGGTGGGTGATCTTGTCTGCGCGCTGCTGCCGGGCGGGGGCTATGCGGAATATGTCGCCACACCTGCGGCGCATTGTTTGGGCGTTCCCGATGGGATGGGCCTGCGCGAAGCGGCCTGCCTGCCCGAGACGTATTTCACCGTCTGGTCCAATGTGTTCAAACGCGGTGGCCTCAAGGCGGGCGAACGGTTTTTGGTGCATGGTGGCTCCTCCGGCATCGGCACAACGGCCATTCAACTGGCGCATGCCTTCGGCGCGCGGGTGTTTGCCACCGCCGGCTCGGATGAGAAATGCGCGGCATGTGTGGAATTGGGTGCCGAGCGTGCGATCAACTACCGCGACGATGACTTCGTGGCTGCCATGCGCGCGGAGGGCGGCGCAAACGTCATTCTGGATATGGTCGGCGGGGATTACATTCCGCGCAATTTCAAGGCCTTGGCGGATGACGGGCGGCTGGTGCAAATTGCTTTCCTTGGCGGTCCAAAGGTCGAGGTGAATTTTGCGCCGCTGATGACGCGCCGTCTGACGATGACGGGATCGACCCTGCGCCCGCAAAGCGATCTGGCCAAGGCAGAAATTGCGCAGGAATTGCGCGACACCGTTTGGCCGATGCTGTCTGCCGGAACAATCGGCCCGGTGATGGATCAGGAATTCCCCCTCAAAGAGGCAGCAGCGGCGCATACACGCATGGAAAGCTCGGGCCATATTGGCAAGATCGTTCTGAAAGTCGCCTCGTGA
- a CDS encoding aromatic ring-hydroxylating oxygenase subunit alpha — MPKDHVDPIAALRDNTSVPFERARAMPTEVYTSQAFVDAELEHIFRKDWYCVGRADSLVAPGDYISCELAGQPIVVLRDREEQLRAMSNVCLHRMSTLLHGRGNAKTIVCPYHAWTYNLDGKLRGAPAMTQNEGFCKDQYELPQVRCEEWLGWVFVCLDPDAAPVAEQLSDVAQMIAGYDMTNYSEAFYEEHVWDTNWKVLAENFMESYHLPVCHAGTIGGLSRLEDMICPPGGAAFNYHTILKDESLRIAMAHPTRNVRLEGDARRTTYLLALYPSLMITLTPGYFWYLSLHPKGPGQVHIRFGGGMSNDFADDPDTEENFAALKTLLDDVNIEDRGCTEKVYRGLCSDAATPGHLSHLERPNYDFAQYLMAKIDAGRAS; from the coding sequence ATGCCCAAAGATCATGTAGACCCGATTGCCGCGCTGCGGGACAATACGTCCGTTCCTTTCGAGCGTGCACGCGCCATGCCCACCGAAGTCTATACTTCGCAGGCCTTCGTGGATGCCGAGCTTGAGCATATCTTCCGCAAGGATTGGTACTGCGTCGGTCGTGCGGATTCGCTGGTGGCCCCCGGTGACTACATATCCTGCGAGCTGGCGGGTCAGCCGATTGTGGTGTTGCGCGACCGTGAGGAACAGTTGCGCGCGATGAGCAATGTGTGCCTGCACCGCATGTCCACCCTGCTGCACGGGCGCGGCAATGCCAAAACCATCGTTTGCCCCTATCATGCCTGGACGTACAACCTTGACGGCAAGCTGCGCGGTGCACCCGCGATGACCCAGAACGAAGGGTTCTGCAAGGATCAGTACGAGCTGCCACAGGTGCGATGCGAGGAATGGCTGGGCTGGGTCTTTGTCTGCCTTGATCCCGATGCCGCACCGGTCGCCGAACAATTGTCGGATGTCGCGCAGATGATCGCAGGCTATGACATGACGAATTATTCCGAAGCGTTCTATGAGGAACATGTCTGGGACACGAACTGGAAGGTTCTGGCCGAGAACTTCATGGAAAGCTATCACCTGCCGGTGTGCCACGCGGGCACCATCGGCGGTTTGTCGAGGCTGGAGGATATGATCTGCCCGCCCGGTGGTGCCGCGTTCAACTATCACACGATCCTCAAGGATGAATCGCTGCGCATCGCCATGGCGCACCCCACCAGGAATGTCCGGCTGGAAGGGGACGCGCGGCGCACGACCTATTTGCTGGCGCTTTACCCCAGCCTGATGATCACGCTGACGCCAGGTTATTTCTGGTACCTTTCCCTGCATCCCAAAGGACCGGGGCAGGTGCACATCCGCTTTGGCGGCGGCATGTCCAATGACTTTGCCGATGACCCGGATACAGAAGAGAACTTTGCCGCGCTCAAGACGCTTCTGGATGACGTGAATATCGAGGACCGCGGCTGCACCGAAAAGGTCTATCGTGGCCTTTGTTCGGATGCAGCAACGCCCGGACACCTGAGCCATCTGGAACGACCCAACTATGATTTCGCGCAATATCTGATGGCAAAGATTGACGCCGGGCGGGCCAGTTGA